Below is a window of Mycolicibacterium rhodesiae NBB3 DNA.
TTGAACTGCTTGCCCAGACCTTTGTAGCCCTCGGGAAACACGGCCGTCAGCTCGCCGGCCGCCAGCAGACGGTGCGCATCGGAGGTGCACGCCATGGTGTGGCCGGCCTTGCGCGCGGCCTGGCCCAGACCCGGCATGTCGAAGACCATGTCGGCGGCCAGCAGGCGCAGGTCGCGGTTTGTCGGGTGGTAGTCGCGCACCGCCACCGATGTCATCAACCCGTCCATGGGCAACACCCCGGCGTGGTTGGCGACCACCAACGCGGCACCGGATTCCGGCAGGTTCTCGATGCCGCTCACCTCGACCCGGAACCAGGACTTGAAGAACACTCTCAGCAAAGGCAAGAAGATTGCGTCGTTGAGGTGTGAGTCGAAGCCGAACTCGTCGACGGTGTAGTCGCCCGTCATCCGCTTGCGGATGAATTCAGCGCCTGCGGCGATTCTCTTGGCGAGTTCGGTGGGAGTCTCGTCGGCGTCCGGCGCACCGAAAGGACCGCCGCGGACCTGGTCGATTTCGCGGACGACGGCGGCGATCTCCTCGGCGGACGCGTGCGCACCGCCGTCCGAGAGCAGGGAGGGATGTCGGCGCGAGCTCTCCGCGCGAGCCGCCGCCGCCCGGCGGGCAGCGGTCGATCGGCTCGAATTGCCGTGCAGCGGAATAACTTTGGCCTTCGACTCACCCGCCACGTTGATAACCCTCTCCCCCACCCGAAACTGATTTGTAGCTCTATCTTCCCCACCGCTGCGCCACTGCCACGGCGCGGCTCTCCACTGAGCGTACCCACTTTGGGTCGATGATCGGAGTCAACCCGCGACCTCGGACGTAATCGTCGAAGGCTTCCACGGTTGTCCACTTCGGGTTGTAGCCAAGGACCTTACGCATTCGCGTGGTGTCCATGACCCGCCCATAACTCAAGTAGTCGAGCTGCTCGCGATCGACCTCAGTGTAGCGAGTTGCACGCCACAGCGAATCCACAGCGGACAACGCGGAACGGGGCACCGGCAAGGCCAGGCGGCCTGCCCGCCGGATCGCCTGACTCATCATCATGATTCCGGAGGCGCCGATGTTGAACGCGCCTGAACTGCCCGCGATTGTGGCGCGTTCCAGTGCGCCGAGCGCGTCCTGTTCGTGCAGCAGCTGTAGGCGCGCGTCATGACCGCTGACCGTCGGCACCACCGGTCTCGAGAGATACCGCGAAAGCGCGGTGTCCATGGCGGGGCCGATCATGTTGGCCAGCCGGAGGATGGTGACCGTGATGTCGGGACGGCGGCGGCCCAGCCCGCGCGCATAGCCCTCGATGTCGATGCTGTCGCGGGCGAAGCCCTCTCCAGGTGGGCGCCGCGCGCTGCTGTCCTCGGTGAACATCACGGGGTCGTGCGGATGGGAACCGTAGATTTCCGACGTTGACTTCACGATCACCCGCCGGACCGTCGGAGCCTTCTGGCAGGCGGCGAACAGCTGGATGGCACCCATGACATTGAGCTCTTTGAGCGCTGCCCTGCCCCCGGCGCGTGGCGCGTAGGACGCCGCGGCGGCATGCACGACGGTGTCGACTTCGCCGTTGCGGATTACCTTGCCGATGAAGGGGTTACGGATGTCGGCGCGCACAAATTCGGCGCGGCCCATGCGGCGCAGCAGATCCTTGCTCGGGGCGATCGCATCGACGGCGATCACGTGATTGATCAAGGGATTCTGAGCCAACCGTGCGGTCAGATACCCGCCGAGAAACCGGCATGCCCCAGTGACCAGCACAACCTTGGGGTAGCCGACGGTGCCGTCTGAAGAACGGCCCTCAGAATCCATCCGGTCAGCCTAGCGACCAAGCAGGAGAACTACTTGCCGAGTTTTCTGCGCTGAACCCTGGTGCGACGAAGCAGCTTGCGGTGCTTCTTCTTCGACATACGCTTGCGCCGCTTCTTGATGACTGAACCCATGAACTCCGCTACCTAGATGTATCTGTGCACTTTTATGCACCACGCCCTGTCTGTGCACTTCGCGCACGTGACTCGACCCGTTACCTTACCTGGACGGCCAGGGAAGGCGAAAAACGCGTGCCGGAGCCGGAAGGCCGGCGACATCGGGCTCGGTGGTCGAGCGGCGTGGTCGAGCGGAGATGTGAGGCCGAACCACGCAATCAGCCTGCGTCGAAGTACGAACTTTCGAGCATGTCGTGCACAGCCTTGGCATGTACACGGAACGAACGGCCGACACGCACGGCGGGCAGCTCTCCGTTGTGCACCAACCGATATACCGTCATCTTGCTGACCCGCATCAGACTGGCCACTTCCGCGACGGTGAGGAATTGAGCACGTGGCGGCTGGCCGTCGGAAGCGCCGCTGTCTCGCTTGCCGCTCGCCGAATCGCGCCCCGATGGCCCGTTCATAGACGTCATCGCAACCCATTCAGTTCAGGCACGAGCAGTTCCAGCAGCTTCCCCACCGCTGGCACCGACCCGTGCTTACACGAGGAGAATAGCGTGGCGGATGGGGTTACTGCGACGGGTGTGGGCTAATCAATTTGAATTCGTTGAACTACTCGGATGTAATTCCTAGCTGCTCAGACCGTGTTTTTGCGGCTTCCACCGCCGAGGCCACCGCTGCCCGCAAACCGCCCCGTTCGAGTTCTCGCAGACCAGCGGCCGTGGTACCCCCAGGCGAGGTAACAGTCGCGCGCAGCTGCGCGGCCGTGGTGTCGATCGCCGTCCCCAGCGCCGCATCGCCTGCCGGCTTGGCCTCATCGAGGCGCTCCAGCAACATCGCGGCCGAACCAGCCATGGTTTGCACGACGAGATCAGTCGAGACCGACCGCGGCAGACCCGCCGCGACGCCGGCATCCACCAGGGCCTCGACCATGAGGAAGAAATAGGCCGGACCCGATCCGGACACCGCGGTGACCGCGTCAAGCTGCGACTCGGGGACGGTGAGCACGCCGCCGACCGCGTCGAAGATCGCCGACACCTCCTTGAGGTGCTCCTTGGTCGCGAACCTACCGGGCGCCAGCGCACTCACCCCGCCGCCTACGACGACCGGTGCGTTGGGCATCACCCGGATGACCGGCGACCCCGCGGGCAGCTTGTTCTCGTAGAACCCCGCCGTGACGCCGGCAGCGACCGTCACGAAAACCTTTTCGGCAGTGTCGGTTTCGGCCTTCGCGGCGGCATCGGCGATCTCGGCGACCAGACCCTCGACATCGAACGGCTTGACCGCGACGATCACGTAGGTGGCGGTGTCGACCGCATCGCCGACAGTGGAGACCAGCACCGAGTACGTGTCGGCCAGATACTTCGCTCGGGTGTCGTCCTTCTCCGCGACCACCAGGTCCTTGACCTGCCGTCCGGCGCGCAGCATGCCGGACAGCAGCGCCTCGCCCATACTCCCGCCACCGATGATCGCGATTCTGGTCATGCGGGCAAGCATTGCAGACGCAGGACGGCGTACGTCATTGGCCGTCTGAGCGTCACGCAGCGGGCGGCACCATCGCCAACTGCCGGCTCTGCACGATGATGCGGCCCTCGCTGTCGACGACGATGTGGTCCTCGTCGAACCAGTCCTGACCGATCTGCACCGTCGTACACAGCACCCGCAGCCAGCCGTCGGCCGGCAGTGCCCTCAGATAGGCGGTCAGCTGCACGGTGGGCGCCCAACCGAACCGGTTGACGCCGAACGTCACCGGAGCCGACACATCGCCGCACAGCAGCGCGAACAGCACGTCGGGCGCCACCCCCTTCGGCCGCACCCAGTACTCGATCACCGGCGGGCCGCCGTCGGAGCGGGGCTCCATGGTGGTCAGCGACGGGCGGATGTCGCAGCCGTGCGCGAGGTGGACGATGTCAGCCATCCGGTGGCCGGGCCCGATCGGCTCCAGCCCGGGCGGCGGTTCCGGCTGCATCAGCGGGATGACGGGATTGACCGAAAGCAGCGGAGGCACGTGATGCTCGGGCTCCCCCAACGTCACCGACGCCCGCACCGCGACCTTCTGCTCTTCGCGCGAGCGCTCATCGCCCGTCCTGTCACCTTGGTGGAGTTCGACGTCGATGAGGCTGACGCGACGGCCCCGCTTGCGCACAGTCGTCGTCAACCGCATCGGACCGGGATCCGGCGCCCACAGGAAGTTGCCCGAGATCGCAATCGGCTGAACGTCTTCCCCATGCTCGGTGCGCGCAGCGTTGGCGCACAGCGCCAGCATCGCTCCGCCGTGCACCTTTTCGCCGATCGTCCAATGCTCGTTCAGCACACCGTCATACACGCCGTCACCCGCTGGGGTCAGCTTCATCGCATCGGTGAACAGGGTCGAGCTTCCCATGGGCTCCCTTTTGTCAGTCAGCGCAACAGATTTGCGCGGGCGAATTGCAGCGATTCGGCCAGAAGCGCCTCGCGCTCCCCGGCAGACCGCGCTCCCGATGTGGTGACCTCGAGGATCACGTGGCCGGAGAAGTCGCTCGCCGCAAGCATTTCGCAGACCTCGACGGTCGGCTGCGTGCCGCGACCGGGGACCAGATGTTCGTCGGTCGACGCACCGCTGCCGTCACACAGATGCAGGTGCACGAGGCCGTCACCCATCCTGCGCGCCATGTCCAGCGCATCGGTGCCCGCGGTCGCAGTATGCGACAGATCGAGCGTGTAGTGGGCGTGGTTACCGTCCAACGGGTCGAATGACGGTGCGAACGCCGAGATCCCGGGTCCGGGTTTACCCCCGCGCTTGCGCATCCGCTCGATCGACGTCTGGCCCGCACCGAAGAAGCGATCGGCGCGGAACGGAAACATGTTCTCCACCGCGACCATCACGTCGCTGGACGCCTCCAGGTCAGCGACCTGCTCGCTGAAGCCTTCGGCGTACCGCCGCTGCCACCGAAACGGTGGATGGACCACCACGGTCTGGGCGCCGAGCTGCTCGGCGGCACGCACGCTGCGCTCCAGTTTCGGTATCGGATTGGCGCCCCACACCCGCTGCGAGATCAGCAGGCACGGTGCGTGCACCGACAACACAGGCATCTCGTACCGCTCGGACAGCTCCGCGATCGCGTCGATGTCTTGAGAGACGGTCTCGGCCCACACCATCAACTCGACGCCGTCGTAGCCGAGCGTCGCGGCGTACTCGAAGGCGGCCTCGGTCCTCAGCGGGTATACCGAGGCCGTCGAAAGACCGACCTTGATTGCGGGGCGCACGTTGTCTATTCGGCGTCTACTCGGCTGGCGGTATCCGCCGTCAACCCGACTGCAGCAGCGCCAATGGCCCCAGCGTGACCAACGCCCCCACAGCCACCGCGATCAGCGTGCTGCCGATGTCCTCGGTCTTGCGCACCACGCGCACACCGACGACGAGACCGAGAATTACCAGCACGGACAGCACCAGCGCGACGATGTTGTTCCACTTCCACAGCTGATCGAACGCGACGAACAGCCCGGCGCCGAAAGCGACCGCCAGCACACACTGCCCCACGATCCAGACTCCGTGCATGAACGACGAGATGGGCTTCTGCGGCGAAGCCGATTCGGCCTGCTCGGGCTGGTCGTCGAGATCGATGTCCTCGGGACCCGGTGTCGTGCCACGGCGGGCGAGGTCGTCGGCGACGGACTGGCCGCCGAACAACGGGCCCGCGGTGGAGCGCAGATACGAGGGCTCGCTGTCGGAGTCCTTGGCGTCCTCCTTGACGTCGCCGACCGCCTGCAAAGCGACCGCGACATCATCGTCCTCGACCGCTTCGGCCTCCGATTCCGACCAGTCGAGGACGGTGTCCTCGTCGACCGGATCCGGGTCCGGGCTCATCTCCTCGGCATCACCGACCACACTGAGCCGGCGCTGCGCGAAACCCGAGCGGCGCGGCGGTGCGAAAAAGGGCAGGTCGTCGTCGGTGTCCCGCTGCTCGATGTGGGTTGCGTAGTCGGAAACGGCGTCGGCATAGTCGTCGTCGGCTTCCTCGGCGGCATCGGCCTCCTCAGCCTGGTCGGCCTCGTGATCGACTTTCGCGGCTTGGGTGTCCACGTCGGCTTCGACGTCCTCGGATTCCTCGACCGCTTCGGTTTCGACGTCCGTGTGGTCGACGACACCGTTACTCGACGCGGGACTGCTCGACTCCTCGACGGGCTCGTCGACCACGTCCTCGGGAATCTCGGTTTCGGGCTCGGCGGTGGCCTCGTCGGCGGGGGGTTCTTCGACGACGGGCTCTTCGACGACGGGCTCTTCGACGACGGGCTCTTCGGCCACCGGCTGATCCGCGACGGGTTGGTCGACGACGTGATCGGTGATGATCGGGATCTCGCCGGTCAGCTCGGCGACGGAGATCGAGTCGGTGTCCCCACGACGGCGTCTGCGGCGCCCGCCCGCCGGCGGGGCACCGATCGTGCCGTTGCGCGCCAGCAACTCCGCGACCGAGATCGGTCGCGTGTTCTGGCTGTCTTCAGGTCCTGTCATCGTCTCTCTGCCGGTCAGCGTCGCTGCACACTCGTCTCAACCAAGGCGGTTCCATCGGCCTCGCTGTCGAGTTTCCGCAGAATCAGCCCTTCTCGCAATGCCCAAGGGCAGATATCCACGCTTTCGATATCTAGGGCTTTCATGCTGGCTTCAGCTACCAAGGCGCCGGCCACGATCTGCGGCGCCCGCTCTGCACTCACCCCTTCCAGCTCCGCACGGTCAGCCGCGGTCATCCTAGAGATGAATGCTATGAGCTGCCTCAACCCGGTCGCCGTGAGCGTGCGCTTGACCCGTGGACCAGCGCCGGAGGGCGCTGCACCGGTGAGGCGGGCCAGCGACCGGAACGTCTTGGACGTCGCGACGGTCAGGTCCGGAGCCCCTGCCTTCAGCATCTCGGCGCCCGCGTCAGCCAACTCGGTGGCCAGCCATTCGCGCAGCATCGCCACGCGGCGGCGCCCCGGCGGGTCGTCGGGCAGCCACTCGCGGGTCAGCCGACCCGCGCCGAGCGGCAACGACAGCGCCACCTCGGGTTCCTCGTCAACGCCGTTCGACAACTCCAGCGACCCGCCGCCGATGTCGATGTTGATGATGCGACCCGCGCTCCAGCCGTACCAGCGCCGCACGGCCAGGAACGTCAGCCTGGACTCGTCGACGCCGGTGAGCACCTGCAGCGCCACCCCGGTCTCGGCGTGCACCCGGGCGAGCAGTTCTTCGGAGTTCTTCGCATCGCGGACGGCCGAGGTGGCGAAGGCCATCAACTCGGCGCAACCCGAGCTCGCCGCGATCTTGGAGAACTCGTCGAGCGTGCCGATCAACTTGTCAGCGCCTTTGCGAGTGAGCTTGCCGTTGCTGTCGATCGACTCCGCCAGGCGCAGCGAGGCCTTGGTCGAACTCATCGGCGTCGGATGCCCACCTCGGCGTGCGTCGACCACCAGAAGATGGACTGTATTGCTGCCGACATCCAGCACGCCTAATCGCACTGTTTCAACTTAATACGGTTACCGTTGAAAACTGTGAGCGCATCGCATCCCGGAGAGGTTGAACTCGACTTTGCCCGTGAGTGGGTGGAGTTCTACGACCCCGACAATCCTGAGCATCTGATCGCCGCCGACATGACGTGGCTGCTGTCGAGGTGGACATGCGTGTTCGGCACGCCCGCCTGTCAGGGGACGGTGGAAGGTAGACCCGATGACGGATGCTGCAGCCACGGCGCATTCATGTCCGACAAGAACGACATCGCCGAACTCGAAGAGGCGGTCAAACTGCTGACCGACGAGGATTGGCAGTTTCGCGACAAGGGGCTGGGCAAAAAGGGCTACCTCGAGATGGACGAGTACGACGACAAGCCCAACCTGCGCACCCGAAAGTACAAGGGCGCCTGCATCTTTCTTAACCGGCCCGGCTTCCCCGGCGGCATCGGATGTGCCCTGCACTCGAAGGCGCTCAAGTTGGGGGTCGAGCCGTTGACGCTCAAGCCGGAGGTCTGCTGGCAGTTGCCGATCCGTCGCACCCAGGAGTGGATCGAACTCGCCGACGGCACCGAGGTGCTCAAGACGTGGATCACCGAATACGACCGGCGCGGCTGGGGCGAGGGCGGCGCCGACTTGCACTGGTACTGCACGGGCGATCCGAACGCTCACGTCGGCAAGAAGCCGGTGTGGGAGTCCTACGCCCCTGAACTCACCGAGCTGCTCGGCGAGAAGGCCTACGCCGAGCTGGCCGCAATGTGCAAGCGGCGCAGTGCCTTAGGGCTCATCGCCATCCACCCCGCGACTCGCGCCGCCGAATGAGCCTGTTCTTCTTCCGATTGAACCCACCACGCGAGGACTTCGCGCAGACCATGACGCCCGCCGAAGAGCAGGCCATGGCCGCCCACCAGGCGTACTGGCAACAGCTGCTGGCCGACGGACGGGTCGTGGTCTACGGTCCGGTCGCCGACCCCGAAGGCGTGTGGGGCCTGGGTGTGCTGCGCGCAGCCGACCGCGCCGAGGTATTGGCCCTCGCCGAGAACGACCCGTCGGTCACCGCGGGCGTCAACACCTTCGACGTGTTCGAGATCATGGGTAGTTAAGGTTTCGGTGCGCTGACGTTCGCTCAGCGATCGTTAGCGCACCGAAATCGCTACCCCTCGAGCTTGTAGCCCAACCCGCGAACCGTGACCAGGTGCACCGGATTGGCGGGGTCGGCCTCGATCTTCGATCGCAGCCGTTTCACATGCACGTCAAGGGTTTTCGTATCGCCGACGTAGTCGGCGCCCCATACGCGATCGATGAGCTGACCACGGGTGAGCACCCGTCCGCTGTTGCGCATCAGGTACTCGAGCAGGTCGAATTCCTTGAGCGGCAGCGTGATCGAATCGCCGTTGACCGACACGACGTGCCGCTCGACATCCATGCGCACCGGCCCTGCCTCCAGCACACCGTCGCCGATCCCGGCGTCGTCGTTGTCGTTGCCGCGCCGCAACACCGCGCGGATACGCGCAATCAGCTCGCGCGCCGAGTACGGCTTTGTGACGTAGTCGTCGGCCCCCAGCTCGAGACCGACCACCTTGTCGATCTCGCTGTCGCGCGCCGTCACCATGATGACGGGAACGCTTGAGCGCGAACGCAATTGCTTACACACATCGGTGCCGCTCATCCCCGGCAGCATCAGGTCCAACAGGACGATGTCGGCACCGGCCCGCTCGAACTCGGCCAGGGCCGACGGCCCGTCGGCCACCACGGTGGCCTCGAAGCCCTCCTTGCGCAGGAGAAAGGCCAGGGGATCGGCCAAGGACTCCTCGTCCTCCACGATCAACACGCTGGTCATTGGTCTGGCTAGTCCTCTCGTTCGACGTGCATTTCTAGGTCATCCTCACCCTGGGGGTATGCCGGAATCGACAGGGTGAACGTCGATCCCGTGCCCGGCTGACTCCACAGCCGGATGGATCCGTTGTGATTGGCGGCGACGTGTTTGACGATCGCCAATCCGAGCCCGGTGCCGCCGGTGGCCCGGGACCGCGCCTTGTCGACGCGGAAGAACCGTTCGAACACCCGCTCCTGATCCGTGCGGGCGATACCGATACCGCGGTCGGTCACGGCGATCTCGATGTTGTCGCCGCGGCGGCGTCTGCTGATCGACACCGCGGAACCGTTGGGCGAGTAGGCGATGGCGTTGGACACCAGGTTGGCGATCGCGGTGACCAACAGCGGCTGGTCGCCGAGCACGCGATAGCCGGTCGGGGCGTCGGTGGTGATCGCGATGTCGGAGTTGTCGGCGGCCACCTTGTACCGCGAAAGGGCCTCGGCCACCACGGTGTCGACGTCGACGGATTCCAGATCGGGCAGCGGTTCGGCGCCCTGCAGCCGCGACAACTCGATCAGTTCGCCGACCATGTTGGCCAGCCGGCTGGACTCGGCCAGCATCTTCTCGGCGAACCTGCGCACCGTGTCGGGGTCGTCGGCGGATGCCAGCACCGCCTCCGCGAGGACACCCATGGCGCCCACGGGGGTCTTCAGTTCGTGGCTGACGTTGGCGACGAAGTCGCGACGGGTCGCCTCCATCCGGGCATGCTCGGACTGGTCGTCGACGTAGACGACCGCGAACCGGCGGTCCTGCTCGGTCAGCAGGCGGACGTGGCCGCGGACCGACAACCCGGAGCGTCCGGGGTGGGCCCGCTTGCGCGGCGAGAGGTCGACCTCGCCGTCCTCACCGGTGTTCAGCGTGCGTTCGGCGGCCAGCCAGGCCCGGTCGTCGAGCAGTCGGTCGCGCACCAGGCCCAGCTCACGGGCCCGGTCGTTGGTGTAGACCACGTCGCGATGGGTGTCGACCACGACGATCCCGACCGGCGACTGCGACACGACATGAGCGAGCATCTGGGAGACCGTGATGCCGGACTGCGCGGTCGCACGCCGCTGCCTGCGCTCGGTCAGGCGAGGTCCCAACCCCGCCCCGAGCGCCACCCCGGTCACGAGGGTGAGCAGCGCGACCAGCACTGTAAGCAGCACCGTCGATACCACACTCACGCGAAAATCGTACGCACCCGGTGAACGTCATCCCAGCAGCGTGCGGCCAAAACGGGACAAGTCACAGAAGGAATCGCCGAAATTCGGGCTCCGGCTGTCCCCCGTTAACCCGCCGTTTGCCGGAGCGCTCGGTATCGCGGACTACTTCGCACCCTGTGCAGCGACCGCGGCCGCCCCTGCGGCCGCGGCCTCGGGGTCCAGGTAGGTGCCGCCGGCGACCTTGGGCTTGAGGTCGGAGTCCAGGTCATAGCGAAGCGGGATGCCGGTGGGGATGTTCAGGCCGACCACGTCGTCATCGGACATTTGATCCAGATACTTCACCAGCGCCCGCAGCGAGTTGCCGTGTGCTGCGATCAGCACGGTCTTACCCGCCTGCAGATCGGGCACGATCGTGCCCTCGAAATACGGCACAAACCGCTCGACGACGTCCTTGAGGCATTCGGTCAGCGGCCCCCCACCGATATCGGCATAGCGCGGGTCGCGGTCCTGGCTGTACGTGCTGCCTGCCTCGATCGGCGGCGGCGGCGTGTCGTAACTGCGCCGCCAAGCCATGAACTGTTCCTCGCCGTACTTGTCCTTCGTCTCGGCCTTGTTCAGGCCCTGCAGCGCGCCGTAGTGGCGCTCATTGAGCCGCCAGTCCCGGTGCACCGGAATCCAGTGCCGGTCGGCCGCGTCGAGTGCCAGGTTCGCCGTGGTGATCGCCCGGCGCAGCAGTGACGTGTACAGCACGTCGGGCTGGCGGTCGAGAGCGGAGATCAATTCGCCCGCGCGCAACGCCTCGGCCCTGCCCTTGTCGGTGAGGTCGACGTCTACCCAACCGGTGAACAGGTTCTTCGCGTTCCACTCACTCTCGCCGTGACGGAGCAGGATCAGCGTGGAGTCTCCCATGGGAGAAGAGACTAGTCGGACGGCCCCGAGTCGTCCTCGTCGTCGTCATCATCGATGAGGTGCGCGAAGGCCTGCAAATTCTTCAGCGACTCACCCCGCGACACCCGCCACTCCCACTCTTTCTGGATCGACGACCGAAAACCCAACTCCAGCAACGTGTTGAAGTCCGCGTCGACGGCTTCGAGCACCTGACCGAGTACCCGGTCGATCTCGTCGGAGGTGACCGACGCCAGCGCCATCCGGCCGACGAGGTAGATGTCGCCGACGTTGTCGAGGGTGTAGGCGACCCCGTAGAGGCGCCGGTTGCGCTTCAGCAGAAACCGGTAGACACCCTCGTGGTTCTCGTCGGGCTTACGGCAGACGAAGGCCTCGACGCGCACCGAGTGTTCGCCGATCGACAGGATCGTGTTGGTCTTCAGCCGCCGCTCGCCGGGCAGTTCGACGATGATGCCCGGCAGTCCGCCGCGCGCACCCTCGTGGCGGCTGAATTCCAGGCCGTTCTCCTTGCAGGTCTGCTCGATGATCTCCTGGGCGGTGCTCACGCACGCACCCCGCGGCGGATCGTGAAGCGCCGCCCGCTGCGCCGCACGGTCACGTCCGTGCGGTGACGTGCACGGTAGTCGGCGATCGCGTGTCCGTAACTGGTGAGCAGTGCATCGACGGTGTGTGCCCACGAGAACGTGGCGGCGTGTTCGACGGCGGCCGCGCGCATCGTCTCGGGTCCGCGGTCGAGCAGTGCGCCGATGGCGTGCGCCCAGTCGCCGACATCGTGGCCGTCGACCAGCGTGCCGGTCACCCCGTCGCGCACGGCGACGGGCAGGCCACCGACCGCGGCAGCCACGACGGGAGTACCGCAGGCCTGCGCCTCGATCGCGACGAGGCCGAACGATTCCGAATAGCTCGGCACGGCAACCAGATCGGCCGCCCGGTAGACATCGACGAGTTGTGCCCGCGATTGCGGCGGCAGGAAGGTCACGTGTGCGGTGATACCTAGTTCTGCCGCCAACTGAATCAACGACTCGGGTGCGGCCAGCCCGCTGCCCGACGGTCCGCCGGCCACCAGCACCCGCAGCGCAGGAAAGCGTCCGGTCAACCGGGCCGCCGCACGCAGCAGTACGTCGGGCGCCTTCAGCGGTTGGATACGTCCCACGAACGCCAGCACTTGTTCCTCGTCACGCAGCCCGAGTGCAGCGCGTGCCGCTGCCTTGTCACCCGGAGTGAACAGGTCGAGGTCGACGCCGGGGTGGACGACGTCGATACGCGCCGGATCGGCGTGGTGCAGCGAAACCAGTTGATGCGCTTCGGCTTCGGTGTTGACAATGAGCCGGTCGGACTCGTCGACCACCTGCTGCTCGCCGACCGCGCGCAGCGGTGGCTCGGGTGAGTCGCCGTCGGCCAGTGCCGCGTTCTTCACCGCGGCCAGGGTGTGCGCAGTGTGGACCAGGGGCACCGCCCATCGGTCCCGTGCCAGCCAGCCGACCTGGCCGGACAGCCAGTAGTGCGAATGGACGATGTCGTAGTACCCAGGTTCGTGGGTGGCCTCGGCGCGCAGCACGCCCGCGGTGAACGCGCACAGCTGGGTGGGCAGGTCGTACTTGTCCAGCCCCTCGAACGGTCCCGCGACGACGTTTCGGACCAGCACCCCCGGCGCCACGTGCACGACGGGCGGATCGGCCGACGACGTAGCCCTGGTGAAGATTTCCACCTCGACCCCGCGGGCGGCCATCTGCAGCGCGCTCTGCAGGACGTAGACGTTCATCCCGCCCGCGTCGCCGGTACCGGGCTGCGCCAGCGGCGACGTGTGTACCGACAGGACGGCTACTCGTCGCGGAGCCGGAAGGTCGGCGACATTCGGCCGCGGAGCCGGAAGGCCGGCGACATTCGGCCGCGGAGCCGGAAGGCCGGCGGCACGGCTCAGATCCGT
It encodes the following:
- a CDS encoding YbjN domain-containing protein, with product MSTAQEIIEQTCKENGLEFSRHEGARGGLPGIIVELPGERRLKTNTILSIGEHSVRVEAFVCRKPDENHEGVYRFLLKRNRRLYGVAYTLDNVGDIYLVGRMALASVTSDEIDRVLGQVLEAVDADFNTLLELGFRSSIQKEWEWRVSRGESLKNLQAFAHLIDDDDDEDDSGPSD
- a CDS encoding phosphoglyceromutase → MGDSTLILLRHGESEWNAKNLFTGWVDVDLTDKGRAEALRAGELISALDRQPDVLYTSLLRRAITTANLALDAADRHWIPVHRDWRLNERHYGALQGLNKAETKDKYGEEQFMAWRRSYDTPPPPIEAGSTYSQDRDPRYADIGGGPLTECLKDVVERFVPYFEGTIVPDLQAGKTVLIAAHGNSLRALVKYLDQMSDDDVVGLNIPTGIPLRYDLDSDLKPKVAGGTYLDPEAAAAGAAAVAAQGAK
- a CDS encoding sensor histidine kinase, whose amino-acid sequence is MSVVSTVLLTVLVALLTLVTGVALGAGLGPRLTERRQRRATAQSGITVSQMLAHVVSQSPVGIVVVDTHRDVVYTNDRARELGLVRDRLLDDRAWLAAERTLNTGEDGEVDLSPRKRAHPGRSGLSVRGHVRLLTEQDRRFAVVYVDDQSEHARMEATRRDFVANVSHELKTPVGAMGVLAEAVLASADDPDTVRRFAEKMLAESSRLANMVGELIELSRLQGAEPLPDLESVDVDTVVAEALSRYKVAADNSDIAITTDAPTGYRVLGDQPLLVTAIANLVSNAIAYSPNGSAVSISRRRRGDNIEIAVTDRGIGIARTDQERVFERFFRVDKARSRATGGTGLGLAIVKHVAANHNGSIRLWSQPGTGSTFTLSIPAYPQGEDDLEMHVERED
- the mshA gene encoding D-inositol-3-phosphate glycosyltransferase, with product MRPATDLSRAAGLPAPRPNVAGLPAPRPNVADLPAPRRVAVLSVHTSPLAQPGTGDAGGMNVYVLQSALQMAARGVEVEIFTRATSSADPPVVHVAPGVLVRNVVAGPFEGLDKYDLPTQLCAFTAGVLRAEATHEPGYYDIVHSHYWLSGQVGWLARDRWAVPLVHTAHTLAAVKNAALADGDSPEPPLRAVGEQQVVDESDRLIVNTEAEAHQLVSLHHADPARIDVVHPGVDLDLFTPGDKAAARAALGLRDEEQVLAFVGRIQPLKAPDVLLRAAARLTGRFPALRVLVAGGPSGSGLAAPESLIQLAAELGITAHVTFLPPQSRAQLVDVYRAADLVAVPSYSESFGLVAIEAQACGTPVVAAAVGGLPVAVRDGVTGTLVDGHDVGDWAHAIGALLDRGPETMRAAAVEHAATFSWAHTVDALLTSYGHAIADYRARHRTDVTVRRSGRRFTIRRGVRA
- the regX gene encoding two-component sensory transduction protein RegX: MTSVLIVEDEESLADPLAFLLRKEGFEATVVADGPSALAEFERAGADIVLLDLMLPGMSGTDVCKQLRSRSSVPVIMVTARDSEIDKVVGLELGADDYVTKPYSARELIARIRAVLRRGNDNDDAGIGDGVLEAGPVRMDVERHVVSVNGDSITLPLKEFDLLEYLMRNSGRVLTRGQLIDRVWGADYVGDTKTLDVHVKRLRSKIEADPANPVHLVTVRGLGYKLEG